tatttaatgacttttgtttgaagtgagacagtataatgctAAAAAATGGCTATTTTTGggacacatataaaatcatctctccaaaactgCTAAAGTTAGAATCctaaaatttttagggaagcgagttttgtattatatttataacataaaaaatcagcaccaatactgtattCTGACCCATTAAGTCTGACTTTAAAACTGAACTAGAGTTAGGATGGACTGTTAGATAGATTGACTTGAACAGATGTAGATCGGGCAGAGTTCATCTTAAATCAGGTTTAACCCCGGATTAGAGTTTTATATTAGAccagttttatatttaattagaaCTGCTTTGTAATTGCTTTGATGTGAAAACCCCCGAGACGTCAACGGCACTGTGATGAGGAAGTCAGAAATATGGAACAGTTTAGCTTAGACTGTGTCTATTTCGGTCATCATCTCACAATCCCTCCAGATCGAGCTCTgcttagataaaaaaataacttttgtgACTAAAGAGCATCTATCACATAGGATCCAAACGAAACATGATCAGTTTTGGCATGGGTGTTCAGGGCCATCAACACCccccccaacacccccccccccccttcaccCTGCCCTCGGTTCCAAAAGTAATCAGCTGGGTAAGTTTACCACTGGCTGTGACAAAGGGCATGTCcaagcgctctctctctctctctctctctctgaaacacacacactgatttttCAAGGTCTCTCTGACCTTGTTATGGTCTGCTGAGAACTGAGCTGTGACAGTGGTGGTGTATTTTTGATGAAAGGGGAGATTGATTTGGGAAAAGGCGTGTGAGAACAGCTAACTGATGGGAATATGGAGGAGAGTGAGAGTGAAAAAAGGATAAATATAGAAACAGCTGTAAAAAACAacacgaaagagagagagagagagagagagagagagagagagagaatggcaTGCTCACACAAGGACATTTCACTCGTTCTCGTGAAGACAAACTGCAGGAGCATCTGTTCACAACACAAGCtgagagtctctctctctctctctctctcacacacacacacacacacacacacacacacagcctgagcCACTGATTCATGGTGTGAATTAGAGCGACAGGCAAAACAACACACGGCTAAACAGAAGGTTTTTCCCATTAAATTATGCGTGTTTTCAGTCGCTAATCtaacattacattacacacacacacacacacacacttataataaaaatagcctggacaatataaattatatcatgttaaaaataaacagtgcaGCTGTGTGTCTGACATTCTTCAGCTTAGCACTAACGCTATAATGCTAATGAAGCTAATAATAATGGAAGTGTAAAGTGTCTGGTTTagcgtgtgtatgagtgtgtgtgtgtgtgtgtgtgtgtgtgtgtttgtgtcacaCCTCACATCTGTCTGGACCTGATTCACTGCAGACCACAGATTTGTGTGAACGATCAGATCGACGGCCTGTTGGTAAATACTTCCCGTCTAAACGCTGTTTCAATGGGTTTTTGGTGCATGATGTTGTTTCCTTACAGCTGTGATGAGTTCAGAAACTCCCAGAAAAGTAAAACTTCAACTACACTTAAAGTTTAGTGCTTTAGTAAAAACACAAAGGTAAGATGGAATATTTGTCTGCATAAGGATTAGCATAAAATGCTATTACTAACAATACAATAAAGAGTTTAGCAACACGAGCTAAAATAGCGGCTACGCTAAGGAACATTCTCAATATTTATCTGAAGCattatttgacattttaatgagcagatgtaataattatttcgcgcattaattacatttttatccttttttccttaaagCTGTAAAGAGCGTTGTTAAAGTGCTTCATATATAAAACtgatatataaaacatatataaacatatataaaacgTGCATGAGTGAAACACCTGCGGATTAAACCTGCGAACATAAATACGATTTAATACAACTGCAGAATAACTTATTCTTTTTGGTATTTGCTCTAAAGGCCAGTAAGCTATTTTAGAGTAAAGTTGTACTGTATTGTTAAATTATTCGATACTTTGCAGAATTAATTCGattgtttaataaatgtgtaGCTGTTGATTTGAAGCTGTTCGTggtaatataatgttttatttgctcattaaaatgtgtgtttgttacttCAGTGGTGTTGATGCTAATTCAATACACAAGGCATTACATAAATACTGTAGGTGTTATTTACACAACAGCTTTTACAGATTTGGTCTGAGTTAAAACGCAGGAGGTGTCAGGTCTATATTATAAGTGTTAATTAAACACTGTACATTCATCAGATATTTTGGTTATATTTAAATAGTTGCAAGTGTTAATAATCTCTCTAAGTgtttattctatattttaagTGTTAATTCAAGATGTTAATCCAGCTGTGTTCAGGCGTTAGTAATATAATCCAGGGGTTAATTCTACATTACAGGTGTTAAGTAAGTAGCTGTTCATTCTGTACTGCAGGTGTTATTTAACAGTCCAGATGTTAATCGTATCACATGTCAAGATTTTTGTCAGATGTCAACAAACTaacaaatgacaaaataaataaataaaatcatttgacTTTATATTACAGGTGTTACAATCTGCAGGTGGTGattcaatattttaatgttaatttaattgattaaataCTAATCCATATGTGCAATCGGTGTCCAGATGTTATTATCCTAATGCAGGGGTTAATTCTACATTACAGGTGCTAAATAAGCTTGCCAGATGTTCATTCTGTGTTGCAGTTgttatttaaactttaagtaTGTTAAGAACCTAATAcagatgtttgttttatattacaGGTGTTACAAATCTCTGTAGGTGTTGATTctatgttttaagtcttaattCATCAGTTTAAATGTTAATCTAGCTGAGCAGAGGTCTGCAGGTGTTACTAACCCAAGGGAGGAGTTAATTACATGTTACAGATGTTAGTTAAATTCTGTAGGTGTTAATTATGTACTGCAGGTGTTATGTAAAATGTGCAGATGTTAATAACCTAGTCCAGATATACATTTTTGTTAGGTGTCCatgattaaatgaatgaattaattgatttaattttatattacagATGACAGAAGTCTGTAGGTGTTGATTTATAATTAAGTATTAATTTGACTGATTAAATGTTAATCCATGTGTGCAGTAGGTGTCTGGAAGTTTGGCAGCTGTTCATTCTGTGCTGAAGGGGTTAATTAAGAGTCCAAATGTTAATAACCTAGTCCAGATTTTAAATTTAGTCAGatgtcataaataaataaataaataaataaatatgcaattttACATTACAGATGTTATAAATCTGTAGATGTTTATTCTACATGTTAATTCGACTGATTCAATGCTAATCCATATGTGCACTAGGTGTCCAGGTGTTACTAACCTAGTGAAGGTATTATTTATATCTTACAGGTTAATTATATGTTAGTTAAACTATGTAGGTATTAATTCTGTGTTGCAGATgttatttaaagtgtctagATGATAATAACCTAGTCCAGTAATTTTTGTCAgatgtcaataaataaataaatgaataaatagaaatgtatatTACAGTTGTTAAAATCTGTAGGTGTTGATTTTATATGTAAGTGTTAATTCAGATATATTCAACATCTGTGCAATAAATTTCCAGATGTTACTTACCTAACACTTTGGTTAATTCTACATTACCAGCGTTAATTAACCTTGGCAGCTGGTCCTTCTGTACTGCAGGGGTTATTTAAATTTACCAGATGTTAAGAACCTAACACAGATGTTTATTCTATGTTACAGGTGTTAGTTAAGATCTGCAGGTGTTATTCAAAGTGTCCTAATGTTAATAACCTAGTGCAGATGTTAATGCTTTCTGCAGGTGTTAATGGAGCTCTGTGGCTGTTGATTCTATATGTTAACTGTTCATTTGAGGTGTTAATCTAGCTGCATGCAGGTGTTCATTCTGTACTGCAGGTGTTGTTTAAAGTGCCCAGATGTTAATACACTAGTCCAGATGTTAATGAAGCCCTGTCCCCGTGTCCCCGCTCCTCACCTGTCCGAACACCGAGCTGAGAATAGGCCGCAGTTTGCAGTCTGAGTCGGAAGATGCTGCGCTCGCGGAGGCGGCGGTTACCGGAGAGCACGAGCTGCCCGTGCCGGGGTCGCGCGCGGTGCCGGATGTCCCGGATGCCCGCCGGTGCGCCCGGTGGGACTGGAAGAACAGGAGCGATGTGGAAGAGGAAGTGGAGGCCGTCTCCTCCGAGCCCTCCGAGAGAGACCGAGTCCGGTGAGACCCGCCAGCACCGGCACCGGGAGTGTGTTTGGCGCAGGGCTCCTGGGGCAGGTCGTCCCGCGCGGAccggtggtgatggtggtggtggtgatgatggtgatggtgattgttatgatgatggtgatgatgatggtgtcgGTGCGCGTGTCTGGATGTCTTGCGCTctttccctcctcctcctcctcctcctccgttaCCGTCGCTCGTGTCCGTCCGCTCCGGTGCATCGTCCCGCGCTTTGTGCTCGCTCCTCACCGCCGCGCGCTTCCGGTCCGGCAGCAGCAGCGCCGGGTGGCAGAGAGGACGGCGCGAGCTCGCGTCACTGTCCGGGCTCCAGAGCGGCTCGTCCGGGGCTCGCGGTCTCCGGTCTACCGGGGCGGATCTGAGCAGAGAGGCGGTGGAGTCGCTTTTAGGGAGAGACAGACTCATGATGGGCTTCATCTGTTCatcctacagagagagagagagagagagagagagagaggaggagagactaaaagaaagagaaaggggaACTCAAGGTGATCCAATAAcatcacgctctctctctctctctctctctctctgtgtgtgtgtgtgtgtgtgtgtgtgtgatggatatTCACGTCGTGATATTCGGTCATACAATACACCGCGGTATTCAGCATACAGTACAGATGGaatgagtgtctgtgtgtgtgtgtgtgtgtgtgtcatcaggACTCATCTGTCTCAGTCTCAACTCAACTCTCAATAAAACATCAGTCATGACTTCTGTACATGAGACCCGAGGGaaagaaatcataaaaacaacaatattactgtgaaatcttTTGAATTGGCACAAACACTGCTGTatcatactatatatatatatatagggtgtatatacttactgtacatggttatatatatagggtgtatatacttactgtagatggttttatatatatatatatatatatatatatatatatatatatatatatagggtgtATATACTTACTGTAGATGGTTATATATAGGGTGTATATACTTACTGTagatggttttatatatatatatatatatatatatatatatatatatatatatatatatatagggtgtATATACTTACTGTAGATGGTTATATATAGGGTGtatatacttactgtacatggttttatatatatatatatatatatatatatatatatagggtgtatatacttactgtacatggttttatatatatatatatatatatagggtgtatatacttactgtacatggttttatatatatatatagggtgtatatacttactgtagatggttatatatatatatatatatatatatatatatatatatatatagggtgtatatacttactgtagatggttatatatatatagggtgtatatacttactgtagatggttatatatatatatatatatatatagggtgtatatacttactgtagatggttatatatatatatatatatatatatatatatatatatatatatatagggtgtatatacttactgtagatggttatatatatatagggtgtatatacttactgtagatggttatatatatatagggtgtatatacttactgtagatggttatatatatatagggtgtatatacttactgtagatggttatatatatatagggtgtATATACTTACTGTAGATGGTTATAACATCTGATGTACACACAGTGTTTATACTGCACATGAACACACAGGAGCTCTCTCCCAACACAGGGCTGTGTGCAGTGTGAAGGATATGTGAAGGATGTGAAactttatatgtgtgtttgtcggAGAAAGACTGTAATGATGAAAGgttacgtatgtgtgtgtgaggtggtgtatgtgtgtgaggtggtgtatgtgtgtgaggtggtgaaACAGCACATGAGTTTGAGAAATGGTGTATGAGGTAACATGAGTgtattatttagtttaaaaatatgaaGTGCGTGaggtggtgtatgtgtgtgagaggtggtgtatgtgtgtgagaggtggtGTACTTGTGCGTGAGGTGGTGCACGTgcgtgaggtggtgtgtgtgtgagaggtggtgtgtgtgtgtgaggtggtgtaCGTGTGTGAGAGGTGGTGCAcgtgtgtgaggtggtgtgtgtgtgagaggtggtGTACGTGCGTGAGGTGGTGCACGTGCGTGAGGTGGTGCACGTGCGTGAGGTGGTGCACGTGTGTGAGAGGTGGTGCACGTGCGTGAGGTGGTGCACGTGCGTGAGGTGGTGCACGTGCGTGAGGTGGTGCACGTgcgtgaggtggtgtgtgtgtgagaggtggtgtgtgtgtgtgaggtggtatgtgtgtgagaggtggtGTACGTGTGAGAGGTGGTGCACGTGTGAGAGGTGGTGTACGTGTGAGAGGTGGTGTACGTGTGTGAGAggtggtgtgcgtgtgtgaggtggtgtgcgtgtgtaaggtggtgtgtgtgtgtgaggtggtgtgcgtgtgtaaggtggtgtgtgtgtgtgaggtggtgtgtgtgtgagaggtggtGTACATGTGTGAGGTGGTGTacgtgtgtgaggtgtgtgtgtgaggtggtgtgtgtgtgtgtgaggtggtgtaCGTGTgtaaggtggtgtgtgtgtgaggtggtgtgtgtgtgagaggtggtGTACATGTGTGAGATGGTGTAcatgtgtgagaggtgtgtgtgtgagaggtgtgtgtaaggtggtgtgtgtgtgtgaggtggtgtgtgtgtgaggtggtgtgtgtgtgaggtggtgtgtgtgtgtgtgagaggtgtgtatgtgtgaggtgtgtgtgtgagaggtgtgtgtgtcaggtggtgtgtgtgtgtgaggtggtgtgtgtgtgaggtggtgtgtgtgtgaggtggtgtgtgtgtgagttggtttgtgtgtgtgtgaggtggtgtgtgtgtaagaggtgtgtgtgtgtgagaggtggtgtacgtgtgtgaggtggtgtgtgtgagaggtgtgtgtgtgtgaggtgtgtgtgtgagaggtgtgtgtgtcaggtggtgtgtgtgtgtgaggtggtgtgtgtgtgagaggtgtgtgtgtcaggtggtgtgtgtgtgtgaggtggtgtgtgtgtgtgagaggtgtgtgtgtgtgaggtgtgtgtgtgagaggtgtgtgtgtcaggtggtgtgtgtgtgtgaggtggtgtgtgtgtgaggtggtgtgtgtgtgacaagtgtgtgtgtgagaggtggtgtgtgtgtgaggtgttgtgtgtgtgtgaggtggtgtgtgtgtgtgtcaggtggtgtgtgtgtgtgaggtggtgtgtgtgtgagaggtgtgtgtgtgaggtggtgtgtgtgtgagaggtgtgtgtgtgtaaggtggtgtgtgtgtgagaggtgtgtgtgtgtgagaggtgtgtgtgtgtgtgagaggtgtgtgtgtgtgagaggtgtgtgtgtgtgagaggtgtgtgtgtgtgtgtgagagaggtggTGTAAGAAGATATGAGGAAGCATCTGGGGTGGTTCACAATAGAGTGAGGCTGTGTGTGAGCATGTAGGGTTCTATTGTGTGGCTCCATGGGTAACACTGTCACCTCACACTTCCAGGGTTGGGGTTTGGAACCTCGCTTGCCGTCTGTGTGCGTGtagtttgcaggttctcccagtgcttggtgggtttccttatGGGTTTCCAGGGTGAAGCCCATCCTGTGCTCTGCGTTCCTGCGCTGGCCTTCAGACCCCCGTGACCTCACTCAGGATCAGTGGTACAGAGTACACAtggattattgttattattattattattacagcctCATAAGGACACTGCATGTCTCTCTGCAATTCAGTTCCCTGTTAGTGGATCAGCTCGTTTACACCAACCtctgagtgcacacacacacacacacacacacacacttacacacacagatcacCATGATTAGCCCTTCTTGTTTCTTCTTTCTGCTCTTTTTCCGCCATCCTGACCATGTCCCCATTAAAGTTTCAGGATGCATCAGAGTCTCGCCCACACACTCGGCCCTGATTACACACAGCGCCCCAGTGCAGGCCGATACTCAGACTAACCTGCATGACACACCTCTGTTATATAGTATGATAATCTGCATCATTCATTTAGACCACGTATCTCCCAGGGTTTTAGACTCCTTCACCTGGTTCGTGTAGAAGTGTGTGAGGTTATGTAAGCGTGCGAGCATGTGTATGAGAGTGCGAGGTTTTGAAGATGAATGTGAGGTTGGCTATGAGTGTAGGAGGTTGTGGTTGAGTCTGTTAGATAATATACAAGTGTGTCAAgttgtgtatgagtgtgtgtcatATTACAAATGCATGTGAGATtatagagtgtgtgagtttCTTCATGAATGTAGGGGATAGTGAGATTGTGAAGTGTGCAAAGACGTGTATGAAtccgtgagtgtgtgtgagtgtgagaggtTGAGGGTAAGTCTGGAGGTgtgcaagagtgtgtgagggtgtgtgggAATGTTTgaagttgtgtgcagatctgTGACGgcttgtaagagtgtgtgagagtttgtatgagtgtgtgaatgtgtatgagtgtgagatgtgtgaaggtgtgtatgagtgtgtgcgttACAGTAACATACCATTTTCAGTGTTTCCATAAAGACTGTTAATGTTGATTATTAAATCATAACTCTCTTGCTCCCTCTAGTGTTAGTGGGGATTTTATGCAGAACCCTACAGCAGAACACTTCTCTTTGGGAGGTGTGTATGAGCAGAGCTCCTTAAGGAACCAAACACCTTAACTGGTCAAAAAAGTTGTGAGAAACACATTATTATAAAAGAGGATATTAAATTATTACGAAGcatttagtttaaatattatttgtacCTTCAGTGTATCTAAAATCTCAAAGTTCGtcaatcaaattcaaatcaaattcaagttttatttgtcacatacacaaactcatacacagtacgatatgcagtgaaatgcttgaaaAGTGttccaatctttttttttttatatatatatttagattttatgttCCTATAATTGCTATAAACCAcattatttaaactatttttgttaaaatattgaatCATGCCTTTATTACAGTAGTTATAAAGGTATAAGTACAAACTATAGTGTTGGCGAGTCATTTAGGACGTCCACTTCATGCATTACACAGGTAATTTGTTCCAAAAACTGTTTAGATattgattaaattatttatattgcgTTATTTTACAACAATTCCCAAATGCCTGAAGGTCCCATATTCATCCGTATAAACTGTAGTACACATGTAGAAGCACCACGAGACCACACGGCCATTAAACCGCTCAGGGAcaagacacacactctctcatggGGTTGAATGTATTTTGGTATAAAGAGTACAACCGAACTGCAGAAAAGGAGCTTATAAAGACACTGGAGAAAGCAGGTACAaaaaatatctactgtatatccacAATAAAACGAGACTGATATCACTGTGACCTGAAGGGAAGAAGCCTGAACAGTACAGTGCAGTCCGAAGCTGCACATGGGGACAAAGATTGAACTTTTTGGAGAAATGTTCTTTTGTTTGATGAAACGTAAATGAGACTGCCTGGCCATAATGATCATCATTGTCTGGAGGAAAAGGTAAGGTGAAGAACCCCATCCCAACTGTGAACCCTGGCATCATCATGTCATGGAGGTTCTTTGCTCCGGAAGGGACCAAACAGGTGGCATCACGAGGAAGGATGATTATGTGGATATATCGAAGCAACATCTCAAGACAGCAGG
This region of Clarias gariepinus isolate MV-2021 ecotype Netherlands chromosome 9, CGAR_prim_01v2, whole genome shotgun sequence genomic DNA includes:
- the cabp1a gene encoding calcium-binding protein 1a; translated protein: MKPIMSLSLPKSDSTASLLRSAPVDRRPRAPDEPLWSPDSDASSRRPLCHPALLLPDRKRAAVRSEHKARDDAPERTDTSDGNGGGGGGGGKERKTSRHAHRHHHHHHHHNNHHHHHHHHHHHHRSARDDLPQEPCAKHTPGAGAGGSHRTRSLSEGSEETASTSSSTSLLFFQSHRAHRRASGTSGTARDPGTGSSCSPVTAASASAASSDSDCKLRPILSSVFGQNRELRPEEIEELREAFKEFDKDKDGFISCKDLGNCMRTMGYMPTEMELIELSQQINMNLGGHVDFDDFVGLMGPKLLAETADMIGVKELRNAFREFDTNGDGEISTSELREAMRKLLGHQVGHRDLEDILKDIDLNGDGRVDFEEFVRMMSR